In Actinoplanes sp. NBC_00393, a single genomic region encodes these proteins:
- the gatB gene encoding Asp-tRNA(Asn)/Glu-tRNA(Gln) amidotransferase subunit GatB has product MTYEEILTRYEPVIGLETHVELGTRTKMFCGCKTDFGAEPNTQVCPVCLALPGALPVANRAGIEATIRIGLALNCDIAEWCRMARKNYFYPDMPKNFQTSQYDEPLCTDGYVDVTVDGKEYRIGIERVHLEEDTGKTLHVGGATGRIHGATESLVDYNRAGIPLVEIVTKPVPGLGALAPEIAKAYVAELRDIIRSLDVSDVRMEQGSMRCDVNTSLNRPGEEWGTRTETKNVNSLRSVERAVRSEIIRQSGILDEGGKIFQETRHFQETTGDTRPGRSKETATDYRYFPEPDLVPIAPDPAWVAELKAALPEKPSAKRARLREEWGMSELDMQSATNAGAVELIEETIAAGASPAGARKWWLGELARRANEQGIELAEVGATPAQVAALQKLVDDGKLNDKLARQVLEGVVAGEGEPAAVMTARGLEVVNDTGALTAAVDEAIAANPDIAAKIRDGKVAAAGALVGAVMKTTRGQADAKTVRELILERLGV; this is encoded by the coding sequence ATGACCTACGAAGAGATCCTCACCCGGTACGAGCCGGTGATCGGCCTGGAGACGCACGTCGAGCTGGGCACGAGGACGAAGATGTTCTGCGGCTGCAAGACCGACTTCGGCGCCGAGCCGAACACCCAGGTCTGCCCGGTCTGCCTGGCCCTGCCGGGCGCGCTGCCGGTGGCCAACCGCGCCGGCATCGAGGCGACCATCCGGATCGGCCTCGCGCTGAACTGCGACATCGCCGAGTGGTGCCGGATGGCCCGGAAGAACTACTTCTACCCGGACATGCCGAAGAACTTCCAGACCTCGCAGTACGACGAGCCGCTCTGCACCGACGGCTACGTCGACGTGACCGTGGACGGCAAGGAGTACCGGATCGGCATCGAGCGGGTGCACCTCGAGGAGGACACCGGCAAGACGCTGCACGTCGGCGGCGCGACCGGCCGCATCCACGGCGCCACCGAGTCGCTGGTCGACTACAACCGGGCCGGCATCCCGCTCGTCGAGATCGTCACCAAGCCGGTGCCCGGCCTCGGCGCGCTCGCTCCCGAGATCGCCAAGGCCTACGTCGCCGAGCTGCGCGACATCATCCGCTCGCTGGACGTCTCCGACGTGCGCATGGAGCAGGGCTCGATGCGCTGCGACGTGAACACCTCGCTGAACCGGCCGGGTGAGGAGTGGGGCACGCGGACCGAGACGAAGAACGTCAACTCGCTCCGCTCGGTCGAGCGCGCGGTCCGCTCCGAGATCATCCGCCAGTCGGGCATCCTCGACGAGGGCGGCAAGATCTTCCAGGAGACGCGGCACTTCCAGGAGACCACCGGCGACACCCGTCCCGGCCGCTCCAAGGAGACCGCGACCGACTACCGCTACTTCCCCGAGCCCGACCTGGTCCCGATCGCGCCGGACCCGGCGTGGGTCGCGGAGCTGAAGGCCGCGCTTCCGGAGAAGCCCAGCGCGAAGCGGGCCCGTCTCCGCGAGGAGTGGGGGATGAGCGAGCTCGACATGCAGTCGGCCACGAACGCCGGCGCGGTCGAGCTGATCGAGGAGACGATCGCTGCAGGCGCGTCGCCCGCCGGCGCCCGCAAGTGGTGGCTGGGCGAGCTGGCCCGCCGCGCCAACGAGCAGGGCATCGAGCTCGCCGAGGTCGGCGCCACGCCGGCCCAGGTGGCGGCGCTGCAGAAGCTGGTCGACGACGGCAAGCTCAACGACAAGCTGGCCCGCCAGGTCCTGGAGGGCGTGGTGGCCGGCGAGGGTGAGCCCGCAGCGGTGATGACCGCGCGCGGTCTCGAGGTGGTCAACGACACCGGCGCGCTCACCGCCGCGGTCGACGAGGCCATCGCCGCCAACCCGGACATCGCCGCCAAGATCCGTGACGGCAAGGTGGCCGCCGCCGGCGCCCTGGTGGGCGCGGTCATGAAGACCACGCGCGGCCAGGCGGATGCCAAGACCGTCCGCGAACTCATCCTGGAGCGTCTCGGCGTTTAA
- a CDS encoding sensor histidine kinase yields MPSFRVPAPWRTLPIAAAVLLTALGVAEVTLDPSYRAAPLAPVVSVAMTSAGAVLAAWSPLGGALLMSATFPAVVALGVPGPPGTTVVALLLAYGWLGYRQTGRHRWVGPLAGHLMAVVAVVAGGQSAWESMFFGTLYWVSWWVGRVVRRERTRGDELARLAAALDAEREARDRAVVMAERQRIAREIHDAVAHSVSVMVLQIGVLRTRMDDRPMESEVLLGVERLGRQSVQELRGLVGILRDEAEAAGRAPQPSLRHIDELIDDVRAAGLPVELELTGDFDLPRTLDVSAYRIAQEALSNVLRHAGPVPTRVRVCQEADTLTVEVTNDPSTRAPAEPAENRVGGHGLIGMRERVVLFGGTLRAGPGPTGGYAVCANFPIRRTR; encoded by the coding sequence ATGCCGTCCTTCCGCGTACCCGCGCCCTGGCGCACGCTGCCCATCGCCGCAGCGGTGCTGCTCACCGCGCTGGGCGTGGCGGAGGTGACGCTGGACCCGTCGTACCGGGCCGCGCCGCTCGCCCCGGTCGTCAGCGTCGCGATGACATCGGCCGGTGCGGTGCTGGCGGCCTGGTCGCCACTCGGCGGAGCGCTGCTGATGTCCGCGACGTTCCCGGCGGTGGTCGCGCTGGGCGTCCCCGGGCCGCCCGGCACGACGGTGGTCGCGCTGCTGCTGGCGTACGGGTGGCTCGGCTACCGCCAGACCGGCCGGCACCGCTGGGTGGGACCGCTGGCCGGGCACCTGATGGCGGTCGTCGCGGTCGTCGCCGGCGGCCAGTCGGCGTGGGAGTCGATGTTCTTCGGCACCCTGTACTGGGTGTCGTGGTGGGTCGGCCGGGTCGTCCGCCGGGAACGGACCCGCGGCGACGAACTGGCCCGCCTGGCCGCCGCCCTGGACGCCGAACGCGAGGCCCGCGACCGCGCCGTCGTGATGGCCGAACGGCAGCGCATCGCCCGCGAGATCCACGACGCGGTGGCCCACTCGGTGAGCGTGATGGTGCTGCAGATCGGGGTCCTGCGCACCCGGATGGACGACCGGCCGATGGAGAGCGAGGTGCTGCTCGGCGTGGAACGCCTCGGCCGGCAGTCGGTCCAGGAGCTGCGCGGCCTGGTCGGCATCCTGCGGGACGAGGCCGAAGCGGCGGGGCGCGCTCCGCAGCCGTCGCTGCGGCACATCGACGAGCTGATCGATGACGTACGCGCAGCCGGTCTCCCGGTCGAGCTGGAACTGACCGGCGACTTCGACCTGCCGCGGACGCTGGACGTGTCGGCGTACCGGATCGCCCAGGAGGCCCTGTCGAACGTGCTGCGGCACGCCGGCCCGGTGCCCACCCGGGTCCGGGTGTGCCAGGAGGCCGACACGCTCACCGTCGAGGTGACCAACGACCCGTCCACCAGGGCGCCCGCCGAACCCGCCGAGAATCGGGTCGGCGGTCACGGGCTGATCGGGATGCGAGAACGGGTGGTGCTCTTCGGCGGTACCCTGCGTGCCGGTCCAGGCCCGACCGGCGGCTACGCGGTCTGCGCCAATTTTCCGATCAGGAGAACCCGATGA
- a CDS encoding response regulator transcription factor yields the protein MTIRVVLADDEGMIRAGLRMLLDHQPDIEVVGEASDGAEAVSVVLRTEPDVLLIDIRMPRVDGIEATRRIVAELPATRVIVLTTFDEDAYVTGALRAGASGFLLKVSPPEQLLDAVRTVADGRGLLDPAVTLRVIQSLAEAPQHDPAHASRLGGLTDRETDVLRLVARGLSNSEIAAELFLGEATVKTYLSRMLMKLGLRDRVQAVAFAYESGLVRPGAS from the coding sequence ATGACGATCCGCGTGGTCCTCGCCGACGACGAGGGCATGATCCGGGCCGGGCTGCGGATGCTGCTCGACCACCAGCCGGACATCGAGGTCGTCGGTGAGGCGTCGGACGGGGCCGAAGCGGTCTCGGTCGTGCTGCGCACCGAGCCGGACGTGCTGCTGATCGACATCCGGATGCCCCGGGTCGACGGGATCGAGGCGACCCGGCGGATCGTCGCGGAACTGCCCGCCACCCGGGTCATCGTGCTCACCACGTTCGACGAGGACGCGTACGTCACCGGCGCGCTGCGTGCCGGGGCCAGCGGATTCCTGCTCAAGGTGTCGCCGCCGGAACAGCTGCTCGACGCGGTGCGTACCGTCGCCGACGGCCGTGGCCTGCTCGACCCGGCGGTCACCCTGCGGGTCATCCAGTCGCTGGCCGAGGCGCCGCAGCACGATCCGGCGCACGCGTCCCGGCTCGGCGGCCTCACCGACCGGGAGACCGACGTGCTGCGTCTGGTGGCCCGAGGGCTGTCCAACTCCGAGATCGCGGCGGAGCTCTTTCTGGGCGAGGCGACGGTCAAGACGTACCTGTCCCGGATGTTGATGAAGCTCGGCCTGCGGGACCGGGTGCAGGCGGTCGCCTTCGCGTACGAGAGCGGGCTGGTCCGGCCGGGAGCCTCCTGA
- a CDS encoding putative bifunctional diguanylate cyclase/phosphodiesterase, protein MAVPTPAPAPPRSTGRAVLIAVPIVSALVLLAGAAGLLPGPAALALAVGAGGLSAAAVLIRTALDIHHAEGTFAACRGAGFVGLGALATAITAVLPWVAPPGLVGWLTAGLAVVAICFVVGTSLLPGAARNWQVRLRRTFDGVGLGVSLGFAAYLVPGAAAGPAAVPAMLIAAGGVAIVTVIVLRAHPRPKPALWCGAGETLTLLSLCGLTELVAFGVTGPALPLAGLPMVAGLTASAFGGSPRDLPVPPLQPRHPDQYLASYPLLAVPAAVGVVAAIWHLIAVRAFSTQAIIFGLVMVSVLAIRELLVVRDIRRYAGRLRVAEAHFRSLVAGATDLTLVLDEHLTIRWQSPAAARLFGLRDDAVLGREFRELIHPDDADDAQAVIESVLAGEHEGGPPVLVSARLRDGARMWRDTESTISDQRSVPEVAALVVHVRDVGERVHLERTLHRLSHLDQLTGLANRPALMRDLLERRRRAGQRGTLLVIDLHGLAEINDSRGREIGDAVLVEVGRRIRGLLGAEDVPARLGGDEFAVLTVESAVPAYALATRIVTTLREPYPLPGATVELHTSVGLAELSGGADSEEVLRHADLARQRARQLGLDRVEWYDPDVEIQLHRRMELERQLLGAAGRGELDLVFQPVAGLRDNRPAGVEALLRWRHPELGTILPEELLPIAASLGITAQLDEWVLDEACRHLTTWSFPDDNFWLSVNVGPRELLTARFPEHVAETLKRYGLAPERLIVEVAETWIAEDVPAIVAALSGLRKLGVRAALDDFGSGQTSLSHLRRLPVDMLKLSASLLSNPAEAVVGGGPAVLDVVVSLGRRLGLEIVAKGLETDVQIERATAAGCRYGQGHALGYPAPAERMEAYLESHRS, encoded by the coding sequence GTGGCTGTGCCGACCCCTGCGCCGGCCCCGCCCCGGAGTACCGGCCGGGCGGTCCTGATCGCTGTCCCCATCGTCTCCGCGCTGGTTCTCCTCGCCGGCGCGGCCGGTCTGCTGCCCGGTCCGGCGGCGCTCGCCCTGGCGGTCGGCGCCGGCGGTCTCAGCGCGGCCGCCGTCCTGATCCGGACCGCACTCGACATCCACCACGCCGAGGGCACGTTCGCGGCCTGCCGGGGCGCCGGTTTCGTCGGGCTCGGCGCGCTCGCCACGGCGATCACCGCGGTGCTGCCCTGGGTGGCGCCGCCGGGGCTGGTCGGCTGGCTGACCGCGGGGCTGGCAGTGGTGGCGATCTGCTTCGTGGTGGGCACGTCATTGCTGCCCGGCGCGGCTCGCAACTGGCAGGTCCGGCTGCGGCGCACCTTCGACGGGGTCGGGCTGGGGGTGAGTCTCGGCTTCGCGGCGTACCTCGTACCGGGGGCGGCGGCCGGGCCGGCCGCGGTGCCGGCGATGCTGATCGCCGCCGGCGGGGTCGCGATCGTCACGGTGATCGTGCTGCGGGCGCACCCGCGCCCGAAGCCGGCGCTCTGGTGCGGTGCGGGGGAGACTCTGACGCTGCTCTCGCTCTGCGGGCTCACCGAGCTGGTCGCGTTCGGGGTGACCGGTCCGGCTCTGCCGCTGGCCGGTCTGCCGATGGTGGCCGGGCTGACCGCGTCGGCGTTCGGCGGCTCACCGCGGGACCTGCCGGTGCCCCCGCTGCAGCCGCGTCACCCCGATCAGTACCTGGCGAGCTACCCGTTGCTGGCGGTGCCGGCCGCGGTCGGCGTGGTGGCCGCGATCTGGCACCTGATCGCCGTCCGCGCCTTCAGCACCCAAGCGATCATTTTCGGTCTCGTGATGGTCAGCGTCCTGGCCATACGGGAGCTGCTCGTGGTCCGCGACATCCGCCGCTACGCCGGCCGGCTCCGGGTCGCCGAGGCCCACTTCCGCTCATTGGTGGCCGGTGCCACCGACCTCACCCTGGTGCTCGATGAGCACCTCACCATCCGTTGGCAGTCACCGGCGGCGGCCCGCCTCTTCGGGCTCCGCGACGACGCGGTGCTCGGGCGCGAGTTCCGCGAGCTGATCCACCCGGACGACGCCGACGACGCTCAGGCGGTGATCGAGTCGGTGCTCGCCGGCGAGCACGAGGGCGGGCCGCCGGTGCTGGTCAGCGCCCGGTTGCGGGACGGCGCCCGGATGTGGCGGGACACCGAGTCGACGATCTCCGACCAGCGGTCGGTGCCCGAGGTGGCGGCGCTCGTGGTGCACGTCCGGGACGTCGGGGAACGCGTACATCTGGAACGCACCCTGCACCGCCTCTCCCACCTGGACCAGCTGACCGGGCTGGCGAACCGGCCGGCGCTCATGCGCGACCTGCTGGAACGCCGGCGCCGGGCAGGGCAGCGCGGCACCCTGCTGGTGATCGACCTGCACGGGCTGGCCGAGATCAACGACTCCCGCGGCCGGGAGATCGGCGACGCCGTGCTGGTCGAGGTGGGCCGCCGGATCCGCGGCCTGCTCGGCGCCGAGGACGTGCCGGCCCGGCTGGGGGGTGACGAGTTCGCGGTGCTCACCGTGGAGTCGGCGGTGCCGGCGTACGCCCTGGCCACCCGCATTGTGACCACCCTGCGCGAGCCGTACCCGCTGCCCGGTGCCACGGTCGAGCTGCACACCAGTGTGGGCCTGGCCGAGCTGTCCGGCGGCGCCGACTCCGAGGAGGTGCTGCGGCACGCCGACCTGGCCCGGCAGCGCGCCCGGCAACTCGGCCTGGATCGCGTCGAGTGGTACGACCCGGACGTCGAGATCCAGTTGCACCGCCGGATGGAGCTGGAACGGCAGCTGCTCGGTGCGGCCGGCCGTGGCGAGCTGGACCTGGTCTTCCAGCCGGTGGCCGGCCTGCGCGACAACCGCCCGGCCGGGGTGGAGGCGCTGCTGCGCTGGCGTCACCCGGAGCTCGGCACCATCCTGCCGGAGGAGCTGCTGCCGATCGCCGCGTCCCTGGGTATCACCGCGCAGCTGGACGAGTGGGTTCTCGACGAGGCCTGCCGGCACCTGACGACCTGGTCGTTCCCGGACGACAACTTCTGGCTGTCGGTCAACGTGGGCCCCCGCGAGCTGCTTACCGCACGCTTCCCGGAGCACGTCGCCGAGACCCTGAAGCGGTACGGCCTGGCCCCGGAACGCCTGATCGTCGAGGTGGCCGAGACCTGGATCGCCGAGGACGTGCCGGCCATCGTGGCCGCCCTCAGCGGCCTGCGCAAACTCGGCGTCCGGGCCGCGCTGGACGACTTCGGATCGGGGCAGACCTCGCTGTCGCACCTGCGGCGGCTCCCGGTGGACATGCTCAAGCTGAGCGCGTCACTGCTGAGCAACCCGGCCGAGGCGGTGGTCGGCGGTGGTCCGGCGGTGCTCGACGTGGTGGTCAGTCTCGGTCGCCGGCTGGGTCTGGAGATCGTCGCCAAAGGACTGGAGACGGACGTGCAGATCGAGCGGGCCACCGCCGCGGGCTGCCGGTACGGCCAGGGGCACGCCCTGGGGTACCCGGCGCCGGCCGAGCGGATGGAGGCCTACCTGGAGAGTCACCGGTCCTAG
- a CDS encoding pectate lyase → MSEIRRRRRWAAAAVTVLATVGLGAAGLVTAQQASAASIDLNAYYVLKNQHSGKVLDVWNLSTADGAVINQWTQNNGDWQQFKFLDMGSGNYRLQAKHSGKVLNVQGASTADGAQVIQSNGDKNATSQQWKIQDIGSNIQLINRNSGKALEVFEWSTADGGNVVQYADQNFANQQWQLIKMGSGGGGGGTGPTTPWPSETGSVKVNATISVPSSGLDGGNKRYYGIGDGGQSESQDPMFKLANGATLSNVIIGAPAGDGVHCDGNCTLRNVWWLDVGEDAATFRGGSSTVATVDGGGARSASDKVFQHNGGGTLTIKNFQVSNFGKLYRSCGNCSTQYKRTVVIQNIRATAPGTSIAGINTNYGDTATFSGITIVGDSSKKISICDRFTGNSSGNEPTKTGSGPDGTYCRYSTSDITYS, encoded by the coding sequence ATGAGTGAGATCAGAAGACGACGGCGCTGGGCGGCTGCGGCCGTCACGGTGCTGGCCACGGTGGGGCTCGGCGCGGCCGGCCTCGTCACGGCCCAGCAGGCGAGCGCCGCGAGCATCGATCTCAACGCCTATTACGTGCTGAAGAATCAGCACAGCGGCAAGGTGCTGGACGTCTGGAACCTCTCCACCGCCGACGGCGCGGTCATCAACCAGTGGACGCAGAACAACGGCGACTGGCAGCAGTTCAAGTTCCTCGACATGGGCAGCGGCAACTACCGGCTGCAGGCCAAGCACAGCGGCAAGGTCCTCAACGTGCAGGGCGCCTCGACCGCCGACGGCGCGCAGGTCATCCAGTCCAACGGTGACAAGAACGCGACCAGCCAGCAGTGGAAGATCCAGGACATCGGCAGCAACATCCAGCTGATCAACCGGAACAGCGGCAAGGCCCTCGAGGTCTTCGAGTGGTCGACCGCCGACGGTGGCAACGTGGTGCAGTACGCCGACCAGAACTTCGCCAACCAGCAGTGGCAGCTCATCAAGATGGGCAGCGGTGGCGGTGGCGGCGGCACCGGGCCCACCACGCCGTGGCCGAGCGAGACCGGCAGCGTGAAGGTCAACGCCACGATCAGCGTGCCGTCGAGCGGCCTGGACGGCGGCAACAAGCGCTACTACGGCATCGGTGACGGCGGGCAGAGCGAGAGCCAGGACCCGATGTTCAAGCTGGCCAACGGCGCCACCCTGTCGAACGTGATCATCGGCGCCCCGGCCGGCGACGGCGTGCACTGCGACGGCAACTGCACCCTGCGCAACGTGTGGTGGCTGGACGTGGGCGAGGACGCCGCGACCTTCCGCGGCGGCAGCTCCACGGTGGCCACCGTCGACGGCGGCGGCGCCCGGTCGGCCTCCGACAAGGTGTTCCAGCACAACGGCGGCGGCACGCTGACCATCAAGAACTTCCAGGTCAGCAACTTCGGCAAGCTCTACCGCTCGTGCGGCAACTGCTCCACGCAATACAAGCGCACGGTCGTCATCCAGAACATCCGGGCCACCGCGCCCGGCACCTCGATCGCCGGGATCAACACCAACTACGGCGACACCGCGACCTTCAGCGGCATCACCATCGTCGGCGACAGCTCGAAGAAGATCTCGATCTGTGATCGGTTCACCGGCAACAGCAGCGGCAACGAGCCGACCAAGACCGGATCCGGGCCGGACGGCACCTACTGCCGGTACTCCACGTCCGACATCACCTACTCCTGA
- a CDS encoding PQQ-dependent sugar dehydrogenase, which produces MLFRRGRAAVASVGAVLVLTAGCSFGPPGPDQAGSPPNLPRPSVAPTAGDDGEEREVAVTVLAKALEVPWGIAFLPDGSAVVTERDTARILKVGPESDADGLKVSELQRLDEVQSSGDGGLLGIAVSPRYATDKTLYVYYSTDRDNRVGKLVIGGRLQPILTGIPRSVDNNGGALAFGPDGQLYVGTGDGTPSGNQAGNPKSLGGKILRISTSGKPAAGNPVKSSAVWSSGHRNVQGLSWDKSKRMYATESGQPRFGELNVITKGGNYGWPKADGGGGDPKLKDPLASWPSPDSSCGGVAALESLVATACLLGKRVYLLNVTGNGTVLGNPQELLKDEFGRLRALVAAPDGSFWVSTSNQEEAGEPNPDDDRIIRLVFSDGGAGRS; this is translated from the coding sequence GTGCTATTCCGCCGGGGCCGTGCCGCGGTCGCGAGCGTCGGTGCCGTGCTGGTGCTGACCGCCGGGTGCAGCTTCGGGCCGCCCGGGCCGGATCAGGCCGGTTCCCCGCCGAACCTGCCCCGTCCGTCGGTCGCGCCGACCGCCGGTGACGACGGCGAGGAGCGGGAGGTCGCGGTCACCGTCCTGGCCAAGGCGCTCGAGGTGCCCTGGGGCATCGCCTTCCTGCCGGACGGTTCCGCCGTGGTCACCGAGCGGGACACCGCCCGCATCCTGAAGGTCGGTCCGGAGTCGGACGCCGACGGCCTCAAGGTCAGCGAGCTGCAGCGACTCGACGAGGTGCAGTCCTCCGGCGACGGCGGGCTGCTCGGCATCGCCGTCTCCCCCAGATACGCGACCGACAAGACCCTGTACGTCTACTACTCCACCGATCGGGACAACCGGGTCGGCAAGCTGGTGATCGGCGGCAGGCTCCAGCCGATCCTCACCGGCATCCCACGCTCGGTGGACAACAACGGCGGCGCGCTCGCCTTCGGGCCGGACGGCCAGCTCTACGTCGGCACCGGCGACGGCACGCCGAGCGGCAACCAGGCGGGGAACCCGAAGAGTCTCGGCGGCAAGATCCTGCGGATCAGCACGTCCGGCAAGCCGGCCGCCGGCAACCCGGTGAAGAGCTCGGCGGTCTGGTCCTCCGGCCACCGCAACGTCCAGGGACTGTCCTGGGACAAGAGCAAGCGGATGTACGCGACCGAAAGTGGTCAGCCCCGGTTCGGTGAGCTGAACGTGATCACCAAGGGCGGCAACTACGGCTGGCCGAAGGCCGACGGCGGTGGTGGCGACCCGAAGCTGAAGGACCCACTGGCCTCCTGGCCGTCTCCGGACTCGTCCTGCGGCGGGGTGGCCGCGCTGGAAAGCCTGGTGGCCACCGCGTGTCTGCTCGGCAAGCGCGTCTACCTGCTGAACGTGACCGGCAACGGCACGGTGCTCGGCAACCCGCAGGAGCTGCTCAAGGACGAGTTCGGCCGGCTGCGGGCCCTGGTCGCGGCGCCGGACGGCTCGTTCTGGGTCAGCACCTCCAACCAGGAGGAGGCCGGTGAGCCGAATCCCGACGACGACCGCATCATCCGCCTGGTCTTCTCCGACGGCGGCGCCGGCCGGAGTTGA
- a CDS encoding PH domain-containing protein, whose translation MSTRPVLRVRKSGAVLVAALIALVSAVPLAGAAWVLTPILLIPLAVLLWAWRAGTDVYADELRVRALFGGSRVPWSRITELAPDQRGRVSALLDNGNVIRLTGVNRDNLPLVLAASGHPIAGSAGAGR comes from the coding sequence GTGAGCACTCGTCCCGTCCTCCGCGTCCGCAAGTCCGGCGCCGTCCTGGTCGCGGCGCTCATCGCGCTGGTCAGCGCGGTGCCGCTGGCCGGTGCGGCCTGGGTGCTGACGCCGATCCTGTTGATCCCGCTCGCCGTGCTGCTCTGGGCCTGGCGGGCCGGCACCGATGTGTACGCCGACGAGCTGCGCGTGCGCGCCCTGTTCGGCGGCAGCCGGGTGCCCTGGAGCCGGATCACCGAGCTCGCCCCGGATCAGCGCGGCCGGGTCTCCGCCCTGCTGGACAACGGCAACGTCATCCGGCTGACCGGCGTCAACCGGGACAACCTTCCGCTGGTGCTGGCCGCGAGCGGGCATCCGATCGCAGGTTCGGCCGGCGCCGGGCGCTGA
- a CDS encoding metallophosphoesterase family protein: MKPRELLHRAGRVARHRWTRRVGVAVSVGLVSVLGSMIGVMLFAQSGLNVGPFSAEMSITPSIHGGTSVDIPPLGSLHLDSHRGPLHLEVALGSLDQSRTEALIDNPAAISSAGDRAVDEVVAGVSRLGLRTLGLAVLSALILAALIFRDVRRTAAAGVTALVVTGGSLGLAAATLRPDAISEPRYEGLLINAPAVVGDARRIADNYGRYAEQLQAIVGNVSRVYSTISTLPVYEPAGNTTRLLHVSDLHLNPASWGLIRTVVETFEIDAVIDTGDIVDWGSSAETGYVASIPSIQVPYIWVRGNHDSASIQAAVRAQSNAVVLDNALTTVDGLTIAGIGDPQFTPDKSETNEAGDDAAPELLTAAGERLATTIRDSGKKVDIALVHDPAMAQPLSGVVPLVLAGHRHQREVSRLPAPEAPEPSAGPSAAPSAAAVAQPLMTTRLMIEGSTGGAGLRGLEEEEPTPLSLSVLYFDEKNELKAYDDIQLGGTGQSNVEMQRNVVGLDEEEPVPTPESSVPVSQPSR, encoded by the coding sequence ATGAAGCCTCGCGAACTCCTGCACCGGGCCGGCCGGGTGGCCCGGCACCGCTGGACCAGGCGGGTCGGGGTCGCCGTGTCCGTCGGCCTGGTCAGCGTGCTCGGCTCGATGATCGGCGTGATGCTGTTCGCGCAGTCCGGGCTCAACGTAGGCCCGTTCTCGGCCGAGATGTCCATCACGCCGTCGATCCACGGCGGCACCTCGGTGGACATCCCGCCGCTCGGCTCGCTGCATCTCGACAGTCACCGCGGTCCACTGCACCTCGAGGTGGCCCTCGGTTCACTGGATCAGAGCCGCACCGAGGCGCTCATCGACAACCCGGCGGCGATCAGCTCGGCGGGTGACCGGGCGGTCGACGAGGTGGTCGCCGGAGTGTCCCGCCTCGGTCTGCGTACGCTCGGGCTGGCCGTGCTCAGCGCGCTCATCCTGGCCGCGCTGATCTTCCGGGACGTCCGCCGCACCGCGGCGGCCGGCGTGACCGCGCTGGTGGTCACCGGCGGCAGCCTGGGCCTGGCGGCGGCCACGCTGCGGCCCGACGCGATCAGCGAGCCGCGGTACGAAGGATTGCTGATCAACGCACCCGCGGTGGTCGGCGACGCCCGCCGGATCGCGGACAACTACGGACGGTACGCGGAGCAGCTGCAGGCCATCGTCGGCAACGTCAGCCGGGTCTACTCGACGATCTCGACGTTGCCGGTCTACGAGCCGGCCGGTAACACCACCCGCCTGCTGCACGTCTCCGACCTGCACCTGAACCCGGCCTCGTGGGGCCTGATCCGGACCGTCGTGGAGACCTTCGAGATCGACGCGGTGATCGACACCGGCGACATCGTGGACTGGGGCAGCAGCGCCGAGACCGGGTACGTCGCCTCCATCCCGTCGATCCAGGTGCCGTACATCTGGGTGCGGGGCAACCACGACTCCGCCTCCATCCAGGCCGCGGTGCGCGCGCAGAGCAACGCGGTCGTCCTGGACAACGCCCTGACCACGGTGGACGGGCTGACCATCGCCGGTATCGGCGACCCGCAGTTCACCCCGGACAAGAGCGAGACGAACGAGGCCGGCGACGACGCCGCACCGGAGCTGCTGACCGCGGCCGGCGAGCGGCTGGCGACCACGATCCGGGACTCCGGCAAGAAGGTGGACATCGCACTGGTCCACGACCCGGCCATGGCGCAACCGCTCTCCGGTGTGGTGCCGCTGGTCCTCGCCGGGCACCGGCACCAGCGCGAGGTGAGCCGGCTGCCCGCCCCGGAGGCTCCGGAGCCGTCGGCCGGCCCCTCCGCGGCGCCGTCGGCCGCCGCCGTCGCCCAGCCGCTGATGACCACCCGGCTCATGATCGAGGGGTCGACGGGCGGGGCCGGGCTGCGCGGGCTCGAGGAGGAGGAGCCGACGCCGTTGAGCCTGTCGGTTCTCTACTTCGACGAGAAGAACGAGCTCAAGGCCTACGACGACATCCAGCTGGGCGGCACCGGCCAGTCGAACGTGGAGATGCAGCGCAACGTGGTCGGCCTCGACGAGGAGGAGCCGGTGCCCACGCCGGAGTCGTCCGTACCGGTCAGCCAGCCCAGCCGTTAG